In the genome of Montipora foliosa isolate CH-2021 chromosome 3, ASM3666993v2, whole genome shotgun sequence, one region contains:
- the LOC137997785 gene encoding E3 ubiquitin-protein ligase MIB2-like has protein sequence MEAGCRVVRGPDWKWDNQDGGEGHVGTVVVVGKSGSVSSPDKTVVVQWDGGTKTNYRCGFQGAFDLCLLDNGPIGVLHTNVPCNECKKQEIEGMRWECCDCVNYNLCSLCYMNDKHVLDHGFSRVEARGKPGVFVGNRLGKCKVQARGIFPGAQVKRGPDWDWGNQDGGPQSIGVVLDVRGWEAESFRSVACVKWKPTSTNVYRVGHKGKVDLISIADGFGYSYYKNHLPKLGQKPESLIIRPLTQPALSSADSAAMFEIGERVRVLLSGATLKDMQEGHGGWNDQMEEVIGLVGTVHRITERGDVRVQYPGFANRWTFHPAALTKIDEFHVNDRVRVMKDKELVKKLQRGHGEWTNEMTVALDKVGQVLKIYSDGDVRVAVAGHHWTFNPAVLVKQSSPAAAKGGQLNSPQSQQATACNELQGILQPSSSTTSYYALQRQQHGYSALEENRNTHQPQREIDESLRSLLDHLRINSSTDVGSMIVSEAGQGHVDELKRMFKAHPDKVDVVRSDKTALQIASHQGFTSVVELLVQMGANVNLQDSEGDTALHYAAFGNQPLTAAALLKGGADGNKRNKNKCSPLHVAVNKGYSEVVKTLLSYSCNANAQDSYGDTVLHDAIAKDFSEIVELLVNFDGVDLSVKNKRGFNCLHHAALKGNARAVSLIVEKCPDLLNIVKEDGFSALHLASLNGHFAVVNALIEAYPDIDVNLRNVRQQTPLLLAVDKRHVTITRLLLQNGAQVNLQDDVGDSPLHVVVMYHSMKSAGSNVSRKELPATDPTFVITKLLVDHGADISQMNKDNKTPLQLCRDQRLREIMLSRSDTEADLSGINSEAATPPSLDLTDSAQATSSSSVTKETDVKCRLCGIPANAKFNPCGHMLACLECASMLRKCFVCKAVVQSFNEIPQERDSEESLCIVCSDEPPSVTFEPCGHMIACKDCAVRMRKCLKCKATITRKISSKEPSVQVAELSEKDEKYLETLHSLLTLQAHVREIEDANMCAICLEKRRNVAFMCGHGTCATCSTSLEICPMCRKPIDKKITLFN, from the exons ATGGAAGCTGGCTGTCGCGTAGTTCGAGGTCCAGATTGGAAATGGGataatcaagatggcggtgAAGGACATGTTGGAACTGTAGTTGTCGTTGGGAAAAGTGGCAGTGTGTCTTCTCCGGATAAGACTGTTGTTGTTCAGTGGGATGGCGGAACGAAGACAAACTACAGATGTGGTTTTCAGGGAGCTTTCGATCTTTGCCTGCTTGACAATGGACCAATTG GTGTTTTACACACTAATGTTCCATGCAATGAATGTAAGAAGCAAGAGATTGAAGGAATGCGCTGGGAATGTTGTGACTGTGTTAATTACAACCTTTGCAGTTTGTGTTACATGAATGACAAACATGTACTTGATCATGGATTTAGCAGAGTGGAAGCACGCGGAAAACCTGG AGTTTTTGTTGGTAACAGACTGGGAAAGTGCAAAGTTCAGGCTCGAGGCATATTTCCTGGTGCGCAAGTGAAACGAGGACCTGACTGGGATTGGGGAAACCAGGACGGAGGACCACAGAGCATTGGTGTTGTGTTGGATGTTAGGGGCTGGGAAGCAGAGAGCTTTCGGAGTGTAGCTTGCGTCAAATGGAAACCTACAAGTACTAACGTGTACCGTGTAGGACACAAGGGAAAG GTGGATTTGATAAGCATTGCAGATGGGTTTGGATATTCTTACTACAAGAACCATTTGCCAAAGTTGGGTCAGAAGCCTGAATCACTTATCATTCGACCATTGACCCAGCCAGCTTTGTCTTCAGCTGATAGTGCGGCAATGTTTGAGATTGGTGAAAGAGTTCGTGTTTTGTTAAGTGGTGCTACTTTGAAGGACATGCAGGAAGGTCATGGAGGATGGAATGATCAGATGGAAGAG GTGATTGGCTTGGTTGGAACTGTTCACAGAATTACAGAGCGTGGTGATGTTAGAGTACAGTACCCTGGTTTTGCAAACAGGTGGACATTTCATCCTGCAGCTCTCACAAAG ATTGATGAATTTCATGTCAATGACAGAGTGCGTGTAATGAAGGACAAAGAACTGGTCAAAAAACTCCAGCGTGGGCATGGCGAGTGGACAAATGAGATGACTGTG GCCTTAGACAAAGTTGGTCAAGTCTTGAAGATTTATTCTGATGGTGACGTCCGAGTTGCAGTAGCAGGACATCACTGGACGTTTAATCCTGCAGTACTTGTGAAACAATCATCTCCTGCTGCTGCAAAGGGAGGCCAGTTAAATTCACCTCAAAGCCAGCAAGCCACGGCATGCAATGAGTTGCAGGGAATCTTGCAGCCCTCTTCATCTACTACCTCATACTATGCATTGCAGCGGCAGCAACATGGTTATTCGGCTTTGGAGGAAAACAGAAACACTCACCAGCCCCAGAGAGAAATAG ATGAGTCATTGCGCTCCCTTTTGGATCATCTCCGGATCAACAGCTCAACGGATGTTGGATCCATGATCGTGAGTGAGGCAGGGCAAGGTCATGTTGATGAACTGAAAAGGATGTTTAAAGCACATCCAGACAAG GTAGACGTCGTTCGATCAGATAAGACAGCTCTGCAGATTGCCAGCCATCAGGGATTCACAAGTGTCGTGGAGCTTCTTGTTCAGATGGGCGCCAATGTCAATCTTCAG gatagTGAAGGAGACACTGCTTTGCATTATGCAGCCTTTGG aAACCAGCCATTAACAGCGGCGGCCCTGCTGAAGGGAGGTGCAGATGGAAACAAACGCAACAAGAACAAATGCTCCCCTTTGCATGTCGCTGTTAACAAAGGATACAGTGAAGTGGTCAAAACCTTGCTGAGTTATTCATGCAATGCGAATGCACAG GATTCCTATGGGGATACTGTTTTGCATGATGCTATTGCCAAAGACTTCTCCGAAATTGTTGAACTTCTTGTGAACTTCGATGGAGTGGATTTATCTGTGAAGAATAAACGAGGATTTAACTGTCTTCATCATGCGGCCCTAAAAGGAAACGCGAG GGCGGTATCTTTGATAGTGGAAAAGTGTCCAGATCTGTTAAACATTGTCAAAGAAGATGGATTTTCAGCTCTCCACTTGGCTTCATTAAATGGACATTTTGCCGTTGTCAATGCTCTTATTGAG GCTTATCCAGATATTGATGTCAACCTCCGAAACGTTCGGCAACAGACCCCGCTTCTCCTTGCTGTTGATAAAAGACACGTGACCATCACTAGGCTTCTCTTGCAAAACGGAGCACAGGTCAATTTACAGGATGACGTTGGCGATTCACCGCTTCATGTAGTCGTTATGTACCATTCAATGAAGTCTGCGGGGAGTAATGTATCGAGGAAAGAG TTGCCTGCAACTGATCCAACATTTGTGATAACCAAGTTACTTGTGGATCATGGCGCAGACATCAGTCAAATGAACAAGGATAACAAGACACCGCTACAGCTGTGTAGAGATCAAAGACTGAGAGAAATTATGCTATCCAGATCCGACACTGAAGCAGA CCTATCAGGAATAAATTCTGAAGCAGCCACCCCACCCTCCCTGGATTTGACTGACTCGGCTCAGGCTACATCGTCGTCAAGCGTTACCAAGGAAACAGACGTAAAGTGTCGTTTGTGTGGTATTCCTGCTAATGCCAAATTTAACCCATGTGGTCACATGTTGGCTTGTTTGGAATGTGCTTCAATGTTGAGGAAGTGCTTTGTTTGCAAG GCTGTGGTTCAGTCATTCAACGAGATACCCcaggaaagagatagtgagGAGTCACTCTGTATCGTTTGTTCCGATGAGCCGCCATCTGTTACGTTCGAGCCGTGTGGACACATGATTGCTTGTAAAG attgtGCTGTGCGGATGAGGAAGTGTTTGAAGTGCAAGGCAACTATTACACGAAAAATATCAAGTA